The Halopelagius inordinatus genome contains a region encoding:
- a CDS encoding ABC1 kinase family protein translates to MPRDQHEQRARRLREAMLNLGPTFVKIGQVLSTRPDLVPQVYAEEFAVLQDAIPAGPYREMIPALAEDVGYHSYDDFDPEPIAGGSLAQVYRATYQGKQVVVKVRRPGIKDLIETDLRIIRRLVPLALFLAPDRFSFSLRNMADDFERIILEELDFEREAQMMEEIRENFAADENETVTIPRVFRDVCSERVLTMEYAEGTKVTDLEELEAKGYDPENVARRVANAYFTMGLDHGVYHGDPHPGNLAVDDDGRIVFYDFGMSGRFTPAMQASVINLYLAAVNRDVESIIDELVALGALDPDADRAAVGHVLELVIDDLEGSGDVNWQQIIDVVVGMLREFPFRIPPDVMLVIRVGSIGEGVLRQLDPEFNILAAAQAFLREHGFLQRAARMKLAEAQSDIETSLWALLRLPTKLDRELDAREQERTVIPQEIAQSQRRQTRSIGYAILAGGTFVASGLALSVSQISATVGIVVALGFTILFIHSSRQQRR, encoded by the coding sequence GTGCCACGGGACCAGCACGAGCAGCGTGCCCGCCGTCTACGGGAGGCGATGCTCAACCTTGGGCCGACGTTCGTAAAGATCGGCCAAGTTCTCTCGACGCGCCCAGATCTCGTTCCGCAAGTGTACGCGGAGGAGTTCGCAGTGCTCCAAGATGCGATCCCGGCGGGTCCGTATCGAGAGATGATTCCGGCTCTCGCCGAAGACGTCGGGTATCACTCGTACGACGACTTCGATCCCGAACCCATCGCCGGCGGATCGCTAGCACAGGTCTATCGGGCGACCTATCAGGGAAAACAGGTGGTCGTGAAAGTAAGACGCCCCGGAATCAAGGACCTCATCGAGACCGATCTGCGCATTATTCGTCGCCTCGTTCCCCTTGCACTGTTTCTCGCACCTGATCGGTTCAGTTTCTCACTCCGGAACATGGCGGACGACTTTGAGCGCATCATTCTGGAGGAACTGGACTTCGAGCGAGAGGCCCAGATGATGGAGGAGATTCGGGAAAATTTCGCTGCCGACGAGAATGAGACCGTTACGATCCCACGCGTATTTCGTGACGTCTGCTCCGAACGTGTCCTCACCATGGAGTACGCCGAGGGAACGAAGGTTACTGACCTCGAGGAACTCGAAGCGAAGGGCTACGATCCGGAGAACGTCGCCCGACGAGTGGCGAATGCCTACTTCACGATGGGACTCGATCACGGTGTGTACCACGGCGATCCCCATCCTGGAAATCTCGCTGTCGACGATGATGGCCGCATCGTATTCTACGACTTCGGGATGAGCGGTCGGTTCACGCCGGCGATGCAAGCGAGCGTGATCAACCTCTATCTGGCCGCTGTCAACCGGGATGTCGAATCCATCATCGACGAACTTGTCGCCCTTGGTGCACTCGATCCCGACGCCGACAGGGCCGCCGTCGGCCACGTTCTCGAGTTAGTTATCGATGACCTCGAAGGGAGTGGTGATGTGAACTGGCAGCAGATAATCGACGTGGTCGTCGGAATGCTCCGAGAGTTTCCGTTTCGTATCCCGCCAGACGTGATGTTAGTCATTCGGGTGGGATCGATCGGTGAAGGTGTTCTTAGACAGCTCGATCCCGAGTTCAATATCCTCGCAGCTGCGCAGGCGTTCCTCCGTGAACACGGCTTCCTCCAGCGAGCAGCCCGGATGAAACTCGCCGAAGCTCAGTCCGACATCGAAACCTCCCTCTGGGCCCTCCTCCGGCTACCCACGAAATTGGATCGTGAACTGGACGCACGAGAACAGGAACGCACAGTGATACCTCAGGAGATCGCACAGAGCCAACGACGGCAGACTCGTTCGATCGGGTACGCCATCCTCGCAGGAGGAACATTTGTAGCGAGTGGTCTCGCATTATCCGTAAGTCAGATCTCTGCTACTGTTGGGATCGTCGTCGCACTCGGCTTCACCATTTTATTCATTCATTCATCAAGGCAACAGCGTCGATAA
- the xseB gene encoding exodeoxyribonuclease VII small subunit, giving the protein MANDKEIHDRLTRVEEIIEQLDADECDLDEGTRLHEEGQELLAEVRQILDNGRGEVVELE; this is encoded by the coding sequence GTGGCAAACGACAAAGAGATCCACGACCGGCTGACCCGTGTCGAAGAAATCATTGAGCAGCTCGATGCGGACGAGTGTGACCTCGATGAAGGGACAAGGCTCCACGAGGAAGGTCAGGAACTCTTGGCCGAAGTGCGGCAAATTCTCGACAACGGGCGTGGAGAGGTCGTGGAACTCGAGTAG
- a CDS encoding DoxX family protein, translating into MSTIPSGVNQLESKVGGLTVGGRVHSLSAWFVLALRLMMGYAFAYSGFTKITGEFAAGSYLSNVAATNGNPLAGMFAWMGSTPWFVEFANVAVPWGELFIGLGLLVGAVVRLAAFFGALMMVMFYFGNWDIAHGVINGDFAYMLVFLAVAAFGAGRILGLDKYIEQYEVGGEALVERYPVLEYILG; encoded by the coding sequence ATGTCTACGATTCCCTCTGGCGTTAACCAACTTGAGAGCAAGGTCGGTGGCCTGACCGTCGGTGGCCGCGTCCACAGCCTCAGCGCGTGGTTCGTGCTCGCACTCCGCCTCATGATGGGGTATGCGTTCGCGTACTCCGGGTTCACGAAGATAACGGGCGAATTCGCGGCGGGTAGCTACCTCTCGAACGTCGCGGCGACCAACGGCAACCCCCTCGCGGGAATGTTCGCGTGGATGGGTTCGACCCCGTGGTTCGTCGAGTTCGCGAACGTAGCTGTCCCGTGGGGCGAGCTGTTCATCGGTCTCGGACTGCTCGTCGGCGCTGTCGTCCGCCTCGCGGCGTTCTTCGGCGCGCTCATGATGGTCATGTTCTACTTCGGGAACTGGGACATCGCCCACGGCGTCATCAATGGCGACTTCGCGTACATGCTCGTGTTCCTCGCGGTTGCGGCGTTCGGTGCGGGCCGCATCCTCGGGCTCGACAAGTACATCGAACAGTACGAGGTCGGCGGCGAGGCGCTCGTCGAGCGCTACCCCGTCCTCGAGTACATCCTCGGCTAA
- a CDS encoding SHOCT domain-containing protein has protein sequence MTNSIQPRGTRSLGLIVVGALTVAVIGGMALTHAAVPDAVMWDWHYGMWDDGHMTGWGLWGWGMMLFGILWMALIIGLPIYLVYWLATRSQADGPAEDRALVTLREQYARGEIDDEEFERRRGRLAANR, from the coding sequence ATGACAAACTCAATTCAACCACGCGGTACTCGTTCCCTCGGACTGATCGTCGTCGGTGCGCTGACGGTCGCGGTTATCGGGGGTATGGCCCTGACGCACGCAGCCGTCCCGGACGCGGTGATGTGGGACTGGCACTACGGAATGTGGGACGACGGCCACATGACCGGCTGGGGGCTATGGGGATGGGGCATGATGCTGTTCGGCATCCTCTGGATGGCCCTCATCATTGGTCTACCCATCTATCTCGTCTATTGGCTGGCTACCCGATCTCAGGCTGACGGACCCGCCGAGGATAGAGCCCTCGTGACTCTCCGTGAGCAGTACGCCCGCGGTGAGATCGACGACGAAGAATTCGAACGCCGCCGTGGCCGCCTCGCGGCGAATCGCTAA
- the xseA gene encoding exodeoxyribonuclease VII large subunit, protein MADAPDTERQAVEPDAREVLSVSQLNDRIASVVQDTRALNGVRCIGEVTDLHQNSTALYFTLTDGQAELPCMIWANRYREMDVDLEDGTEVILEGDIDYWVEGGKIDLKPWEVIVVGDGDQAAAVERLRSELEERGWFDDEQKQQPPAFPERVGVVTSLRGDARYDIQNAIHGQDPTVDILVKDATVQGSEAPTSIANGIHHLDRSEDVDAIIVGRGGGSDSNLQAFNTERVAEAIFTANTPIVTAIGHTDDRLIADQVADVATITPTAAGEYIANSREEFLASEIEPLEQQLVAAYETFQQDHEHEQELAEAVDEAAAPEGLPPIYYKAAIGVLLLLLLIITALWLGVI, encoded by the coding sequence ATGGCGGACGCACCGGATACCGAACGGCAGGCGGTCGAACCCGATGCGAGAGAGGTCCTTAGCGTGTCCCAGCTGAACGACCGGATCGCGTCGGTCGTTCAGGACACGCGTGCCCTCAACGGCGTCCGCTGTATCGGGGAGGTCACTGATCTCCACCAGAATAGCACGGCGCTCTACTTCACGCTCACCGACGGCCAGGCCGAGCTCCCCTGTATGATCTGGGCGAACCGTTACCGGGAGATGGACGTCGATCTCGAGGACGGGACCGAGGTCATCCTCGAGGGCGATATCGACTACTGGGTCGAGGGTGGGAAGATCGACCTCAAACCGTGGGAAGTGATCGTCGTCGGCGACGGCGACCAGGCGGCTGCCGTCGAACGACTGCGAAGCGAACTCGAAGAGCGTGGCTGGTTCGACGACGAGCAGAAACAGCAACCGCCGGCGTTCCCGGAGCGGGTCGGCGTCGTCACGTCCCTTCGAGGAGACGCCCGGTACGACATCCAGAACGCGATCCACGGACAGGACCCCACCGTTGATATCTTGGTGAAGGACGCGACCGTCCAGGGGTCGGAGGCGCCGACGTCCATCGCGAACGGCATCCATCATCTCGACCGCTCGGAGGACGTCGACGCCATCATCGTCGGCCGCGGCGGTGGGAGTGATTCGAACCTCCAGGCGTTCAACACCGAGCGGGTCGCGGAAGCCATCTTCACCGCGAACACGCCCATCGTCACCGCGATCGGGCACACTGACGACCGGCTAATCGCCGATCAGGTGGCGGATGTCGCAACGATCACGCCGACGGCCGCCGGCGAGTATATCGCGAATTCGCGTGAGGAGTTCCTCGCGAGCGAGATCGAGCCGCTGGAGCAACAGCTTGTTGCCGCGTACGAGACCTTCCAGCAGGACCACGAACACGAACAGGAGCTCGCCGAAGCAGTTGACGAGGCGGCCGCTCCCGAGGGGCTTCCGCCAATCTACTACAAGGCCGCCATCGGTGTGTTGCTGTTGCTGCTGTTGATTATCACTGCGCTGTGGCTGGGGGTGATCTAA
- a CDS encoding DNA-binding protein, with the protein MSDLIVKAAVKDALSDHNVSADFYDALNEEVAELLDDAAERAEANDRKTVQPRDL; encoded by the coding sequence ATGTCTGACCTAATCGTCAAAGCAGCCGTGAAGGACGCACTCTCGGACCACAACGTCTCGGCAGATTTCTACGATGCCCTCAACGAAGAGGTCGCCGAACTGCTCGACGACGCCGCAGAGCGTGCTGAGGCCAACGACCGGAAAACGGTCCAGCCCCGCGACCTGTAG
- a CDS encoding succinylglutamate desuccinylase/aspartoacylase family protein: protein MTGSATQPIEVGGRTISPGEKRQFRYSVGTSFHGDPIDIPVTVVNGENDGPAMFLSAAVHGDELNGIKIVQEVAETYGPPDIHGALVCLHVLNVPGFMAQQRYIPIYDEDLNRSFPGNPQGTMAKRLAHTIFEEFVSKCDLGLDFHTSTRNRTTMYHVRADMRDSDVERIARAFGTSVILDGEGSNGTLRKAASKTGVPTVTVEMGRAHRFQSTHLERALHCVASVLAEHEVLPDRPVSWPGWTRVVARDGEKTWLRAATGGLVDMKWGPQPLVEDGEQLFTISDHFKDEVEVVRAPSTGLVVGVLENAVAYPGHPLCHFVSVDETTADIIRDDIERGEFDVYREGGFQRPEYGESGEYEGRDPLS from the coding sequence ATGACTGGATCCGCGACACAACCGATTGAGGTCGGCGGCCGAACCATCTCACCCGGAGAGAAGCGCCAGTTCCGCTATTCGGTGGGAACAAGTTTCCACGGCGACCCGATCGACATTCCGGTCACGGTCGTCAACGGAGAGAATGATGGCCCGGCGATGTTCCTCAGTGCTGCCGTGCACGGCGACGAACTGAACGGCATCAAGATCGTCCAAGAGGTCGCAGAAACCTACGGTCCCCCGGACATCCACGGGGCACTCGTCTGCCTCCACGTACTGAACGTCCCGGGATTCATGGCCCAACAGCGCTACATCCCGATCTATGACGAGGACCTCAACCGGTCGTTCCCCGGGAATCCACAGGGAACGATGGCGAAACGTCTCGCCCATACTATCTTCGAGGAATTCGTCTCGAAGTGCGACCTAGGGCTGGATTTCCACACCTCGACGCGCAACAGGACGACGATGTATCACGTTCGGGCAGATATGCGCGACTCTGACGTCGAACGCATCGCCCGTGCATTCGGAACGAGCGTGATTCTCGACGGTGAAGGCTCAAACGGGACGCTCCGAAAGGCAGCATCGAAGACGGGGGTTCCGACCGTAACTGTGGAGATGGGGCGCGCCCACCGGTTCCAATCGACGCATCTCGAACGCGCCCTTCACTGCGTGGCGAGTGTCCTCGCTGAACATGAGGTTCTGCCAGACCGGCCGGTCTCTTGGCCTGGGTGGACGCGTGTGGTCGCACGCGACGGTGAGAAGACGTGGCTTCGTGCTGCCACCGGCGGACTCGTCGATATGAAGTGGGGCCCACAGCCGCTCGTCGAGGACGGGGAGCAGCTGTTCACTATCTCCGATCACTTCAAAGATGAGGTCGAAGTCGTTCGTGCACCGTCAACTGGCCTCGTCGTCGGTGTACTCGAGAACGCAGTCGCGTACCCGGGGCATCCGCTGTGTCACTTCGTGAGCGTCGACGAAACGACCGCAGACATCATCCGGGACGACATCGAGCGGGGTGAGTTCGATGTCTACCGTGAGGGTGGTTTCCAGCGGCCGGAATATGGTGAGAGCGGTGAGTATGAAGGACGAGATCCGCTCTCTTGA
- a CDS encoding SDR family NAD(P)-dependent oxidoreductase — protein MLKDKVAIITGGATGIGKAIASKYIDYGAEVVIAGRTEETGRETAEELGCEFHQCDVTEYEQVETLVNSTVDEYGQLDAIVNNAGIGQVGSIEEMSLEEWDTVIQINLTGVMYGSRAAIPYLKDSEGCIINVASIYGLVGGPGSPAYSAAKGGVVNFTRELAIDYATEGIRVNSICPGFVETPMTDDYLDQEQFYEFVRDETPMQRVAEPEEIGGIAMFLASDEASYITGTNIPVDGGWTAH, from the coding sequence ATGCTCAAAGATAAAGTTGCGATCATCACTGGTGGTGCAACCGGGATCGGCAAAGCAATTGCTTCGAAGTACATTGATTACGGAGCCGAAGTCGTTATCGCAGGTCGCACGGAAGAAACCGGCCGAGAGACTGCCGAAGAACTCGGCTGTGAATTCCACCAATGTGACGTCACGGAGTATGAGCAGGTAGAGACCCTCGTCAACAGTACGGTTGACGAATACGGACAGCTTGACGCAATCGTAAACAACGCTGGAATTGGCCAAGTAGGGTCCATCGAAGAAATGTCGCTCGAAGAGTGGGATACGGTCATTCAAATTAATCTCACAGGGGTTATGTACGGCTCGCGAGCGGCGATCCCGTATCTCAAAGACAGTGAGGGGTGCATCATTAATGTCGCGTCGATTTATGGCCTCGTTGGTGGTCCTGGATCACCTGCCTATTCGGCAGCAAAAGGTGGTGTCGTGAATTTCACACGAGAGCTCGCCATCGACTACGCCACAGAAGGGATACGTGTCAATAGTATCTGCCCTGGATTCGTTGAAACGCCGATGACAGACGACTACCTCGACCAGGAACAGTTCTACGAGTTCGTCCGAGACGAGACACCCATGCAGCGAGTGGCCGAACCCGAGGAGATCGGCGGCATTGCGATGTTTCTCGCCTCTGATGAGGCGTCGTACATCACGGGTACAAACATTCCTGTCGACGGAGGCTGGACTGCCCACTAG
- a CDS encoding alpha/beta fold hydrolase → MSSSDFPLGYVKFDDVRESVPESTPIQVSESVTLETLHLPGPDPAIVFVHGGLGSLWNPYPQLDAFKGRHKLVTYALAGNGESTTRQEQTLSGHVSDLANLLDELDIECPIVHGHSYGTALAIEYAKRNPTAGLVLHAGGDHDLTPTWEKPLLRLFLALQLYKIPANDALIRQLAYSVGFHEGTSRAVVEDFLQSNPLPHRRSAWTTVTEAFWGYDGRLDIERVDAPTLVIHGPADGIVPIERARGTARRIPESVFCRLQRTGHVAMIERPNAYNSLLEALIKTVREDRDLEMTVRESVDENGSEVSEVR, encoded by the coding sequence ATGTCCTCATCTGACTTCCCTCTGGGATACGTCAAGTTCGACGATGTTCGAGAGTCGGTCCCAGAATCGACACCCATTCAGGTGTCAGAATCAGTCACACTGGAGACACTGCATCTTCCTGGTCCAGACCCAGCAATCGTATTTGTCCACGGTGGTCTCGGGTCACTTTGGAATCCGTACCCACAGCTTGACGCTTTTAAAGGGAGGCACAAACTAGTCACGTACGCGCTCGCCGGCAACGGAGAATCGACCACACGCCAAGAGCAGACCCTTTCGGGACATGTTTCCGATCTCGCGAATCTCCTCGATGAACTCGACATCGAGTGCCCTATCGTCCACGGCCACAGTTATGGTACCGCCCTCGCAATCGAGTACGCGAAGCGCAACCCGACGGCCGGGCTCGTTTTGCATGCTGGGGGTGACCACGACCTAACACCCACGTGGGAGAAACCGCTCTTACGACTGTTTCTCGCACTACAACTCTACAAGATTCCCGCGAACGACGCGCTCATACGGCAGTTAGCCTACAGCGTAGGCTTCCACGAAGGGACGTCACGTGCCGTTGTCGAAGATTTCCTGCAATCGAACCCACTTCCCCACCGTCGCTCAGCGTGGACGACTGTCACCGAGGCCTTCTGGGGGTACGACGGTCGCCTCGATATTGAGCGAGTCGATGCCCCAACGCTCGTCATCCACGGACCAGCCGACGGTATTGTTCCCATCGAGCGGGCACGCGGAACCGCGAGGCGGATTCCTGAGAGCGTTTTCTGCAGGCTACAGCGTACCGGTCACGTCGCTATGATTGAGCGCCCGAATGCGTATAACAGTCTGCTTGAAGCACTCATCAAGACGGTTCGAGAGGACCGGGATTTGGAAATGACGGTTCGAGAATCGGTCGACGAAAACGGTAGCGAAGTATCCGAAGTTCGCTAA
- a CDS encoding adenylate kinase, with amino-acid sequence MAEPRILILGGPGAGKGTQSRKASEEFNVKHITTGELLRANKDRDISEFESEYDVPRTYMDQGELVPDEVVTLLVKEALSQVNGFVLDGYPRNVEQAEELNNMTDVDVILYLDVDEEELVQRLTGRRIDPKTGDTYHIKYSPPEDPEVERRLEQRDDDTEETVRERLRVFRETTEPVIEYYEERGQLERVDGKQSPDEVWVDVRKAVENAQ; translated from the coding sequence ATGGCCGAACCACGGATTCTAATCCTCGGTGGACCAGGCGCAGGAAAGGGGACGCAGAGTAGAAAGGCTTCTGAGGAGTTTAATGTAAAGCATATCACTACCGGGGAGCTCCTTCGGGCAAATAAGGACAGGGATATTTCAGAATTTGAATCAGAGTATGATGTCCCGCGCACATATATGGATCAAGGTGAGCTTGTTCCGGACGAGGTTGTCACTCTGCTCGTTAAAGAGGCTCTATCGCAAGTCAATGGCTTTGTTCTGGATGGGTATCCCCGCAACGTAGAACAGGCTGAGGAACTCAATAATATGACCGACGTTGACGTTATTCTATATCTTGACGTAGACGAGGAGGAACTTGTTCAACGACTCACGGGTCGCCGTATAGACCCAAAAACAGGGGACACTTATCATATAAAATATAGTCCGCCTGAAGATCCTGAAGTTGAAAGACGACTTGAGCAGCGGGATGACGATACCGAGGAGACAGTCCGTGAACGTCTACGTGTATTTCGTGAGACCACTGAACCAGTTATTGAATACTACGAAGAACGAGGTCAACTGGAACGTGTCGACGGAAAACAGTCTCCTGATGAAGTCTGGGTTGACGTAAGGAAAGCGGTTGAAAACGCGCAATAG
- a CDS encoding PadR family transcriptional regulator → MHDLTGFQRDILYVIAGLEEPHGLAVKAELDDYYEQEINHGRLYPNLDTLVEKGLVEKGEKDRRTNVYTLTRRGRREIEARREWEHQYIEIGESAPA, encoded by the coding sequence ATGCACGATCTAACCGGGTTCCAGCGGGATATCTTGTACGTGATCGCCGGGCTTGAGGAACCACACGGGCTCGCAGTAAAGGCCGAACTCGACGACTACTACGAACAGGAGATCAACCACGGCCGGCTCTATCCGAATCTGGACACGCTCGTCGAGAAAGGCCTCGTCGAGAAAGGTGAGAAGGACCGCCGGACGAACGTCTATACGCTCACGCGCCGCGGCCGCCGTGAAATCGAAGCTCGCCGTGAGTGGGAGCATCAGTACATCGAGATTGGAGAGTCTGCGCCTGCGTAG
- a CDS encoding DUF7521 family protein: MEHTLFVIAKLFMTALALVIAYQAYRGYQRHGTQLMLYVALGFALIGFGGLLEGVLFELLQVSIFQAGLVAALVAAAGMLSILYALYAPNP; the protein is encoded by the coding sequence ATGGAACACACATTATTCGTCATCGCCAAGTTGTTCATGACCGCGTTGGCTCTGGTTATCGCGTACCAAGCCTATCGCGGCTACCAACGCCACGGAACACAGCTGATGCTCTACGTCGCCCTTGGGTTCGCACTAATTGGCTTCGGCGGGCTCCTCGAAGGAGTTCTATTCGAACTGCTCCAGGTATCGATCTTTCAGGCGGGTCTCGTGGCTGCACTAGTCGCGGCGGCGGGAATGCTTTCCATCCTGTATGCGCTCTATGCGCCGAATCCCTGA
- a CDS encoding CBS domain-containing protein, protein MEQNRSDLTLRVGSIADESVGRVIPDTSVAEVAQTMVAQTKCARYVVVEENDQLVGIITDRDLIGALLTPDSEFNVLATDQSESNITAGDVMTSDPLTVTPEAEVPRVLRQMNEAAARHVPVVEDGSVVGIVTLDDLITHLAGEAAHVSAQMDNLSGIIRSESQRK, encoded by the coding sequence ATGGAACAGAATCGATCCGATCTCACACTACGTGTTGGGAGTATCGCCGACGAGTCAGTTGGTCGCGTTATTCCGGATACGTCGGTAGCAGAGGTCGCCCAAACGATGGTCGCGCAAACCAAATGTGCCCGCTACGTCGTTGTGGAAGAAAACGACCAGCTCGTGGGCATCATTACAGATCGAGATTTGATTGGCGCGCTCCTCACGCCAGATAGTGAGTTCAACGTTCTCGCAACGGATCAGAGCGAATCCAACATAACCGCCGGAGATGTGATGACCTCCGACCCCCTCACCGTAACGCCTGAGGCGGAGGTACCGAGGGTACTGCGACAAATGAACGAGGCGGCTGCCCGCCATGTTCCCGTTGTCGAAGATGGCTCAGTTGTGGGGATCGTCACCCTTGACGATCTCATCACTCACCTCGCGGGAGAAGCTGCCCATGTCTCCGCACAGATGGACAATCTCTCCGGGATCATCCGGTCAGAGTCCCAGAGAAAGTAA
- a CDS encoding methyltransferase family protein, with product MALQATQTLFSVSLLSGGLLLGGLLATIVSPTFRFWPHGTRNWTFWVSWTAWTLYVVGLVGIAYLDWWHWYEPPVVVQLVSVLVFVAGTALSIWAMWTLGFWESSGLEGHLQTEGPYRFSRNPQYVGFITMLASGGLLAGSIQTVILAIGGIVWFLLAPLAEEPWLREQYGGEYESYCEAVPRFLGKPSRRAAQTHSEQSESDSQ from the coding sequence ATGGCACTCCAGGCGACACAGACATTGTTCAGCGTCAGTCTCCTATCCGGGGGACTCCTACTGGGTGGCCTCCTTGCCACCATCGTCAGTCCGACATTCCGGTTCTGGCCGCACGGGACGCGGAACTGGACGTTCTGGGTCAGCTGGACAGCCTGGACGCTATACGTCGTGGGTCTGGTCGGCATTGCATACCTCGACTGGTGGCACTGGTACGAACCACCGGTGGTGGTGCAACTCGTCAGTGTGCTTGTTTTCGTAGCAGGCACAGCGCTGTCTATCTGGGCGATGTGGACACTCGGATTCTGGGAGAGCAGTGGTCTCGAAGGCCACCTTCAAACTGAGGGACCGTATCGCTTCTCTCGCAATCCACAGTACGTGGGGTTCATCACCATGCTCGCCAGCGGAGGCCTCCTCGCAGGTTCGATTCAAACGGTCATTCTCGCTATCGGTGGAATCGTGTGGTTCCTGCTCGCACCACTCGCCGAAGAGCCGTGGCTCCGCGAGCAGTACGGGGGCGAATACGAGTCATACTGCGAGGCGGTTCCACGATTCCTTGGTAAACCCAGTAGACGTGCAGCGCAGACACATTCAGAGCAGTCCGAGAGTGATTCTCAATGA
- a CDS encoding YHS domain-containing protein encodes MEASDSSEITADFEGTTFYFCSSDCRDFFEEHPKRFVDEPRPHLCDASGVMVPRLHYGRAVGEFNLTVADPELLSVGLEDDTDLQFDLERANKAAERS; translated from the coding sequence ATGGAAGCCAGCGACTCAAGCGAAATCACCGCCGATTTCGAGGGGACGACGTTCTACTTCTGTTCGTCCGACTGTCGTGATTTCTTCGAAGAGCACCCGAAGCGATTCGTCGACGAGCCACGACCCCACCTCTGTGATGCGAGTGGCGTAATGGTACCGCGCTTGCACTACGGCCGCGCCGTCGGTGAGTTCAACCTGACGGTCGCCGACCCGGAATTGCTGAGCGTCGGTCTCGAGGACGATACCGACCTTCAGTTCGATCTCGAACGGGCGAATAAAGCAGCAGAACGATCGTGA
- a CDS encoding ArsR/SmtB family transcription factor gives MTEELSPPAVFATLDDEYARDILVATNTDRLSAKELSEECDMSRPTVSRRVNTLVEQGLLEEYTHVDPAGRHYREYEARLERIEVLLRDEGFDIHIDVRPDPADRITSIFENMRGD, from the coding sequence GTGACTGAGGAGTTGAGCCCACCAGCCGTCTTTGCCACACTCGACGACGAGTACGCTCGCGATATTCTCGTGGCGACGAACACGGACCGACTCTCTGCAAAAGAACTCAGCGAGGAATGCGATATGTCACGCCCAACCGTCTCTCGTCGCGTCAACACACTCGTCGAGCAAGGACTTCTCGAAGAGTACACGCACGTCGATCCCGCTGGTCGGCACTATCGGGAGTATGAGGCACGTCTCGAACGTATCGAAGTCCTCCTCCGAGACGAGGGGTTTGACATCCATATCGATGTCCGGCCGGATCCCGCGGACCGGATTACATCCATCTTCGAAAACATGCGAGGAGACTGA